In the genome of Clostridium cylindrosporum DSM 605, one region contains:
- the bioA gene encoding adenosylmethionine--8-amino-7-oxononanoate transaminase has product MNDLIKKDLLHIWHPCSQMKDYEELKPIVIEKAKGIYLYDVEGKSYADVVSSWWCNLLGHCNDRINSAVKSQIDKLEHVIFANFSNIPTINLSARLAAYVPKGLNKFFFTDNGSSAIEAGMKMSFQYHYQTGNPKKRKFMALTDAYHGETIGALSASGVDLYSKIYNPMLMDIVRVEAPDCYRCKWGNCRNECNVECFENVEKEFKKWGEEISAFIVEPIVQAAAGMRIYPSLYLKKLRDICTQYNVHLIADEIATGFGRTGKMFACEHAGISPDIMCISKGLTGGYMPMAIAITTDEIYNAFYADYNEGKAFMHSHTYCGNPLAASAALEVLNILEDDDIINKSLENSIYFNKIINEYLSDLNYVGEIRSIGLINAIELVKDKENKTGFDSNLRIGYEIYKEALKRGVLLRPLGNVMYFNPPLTITKDEMESVVSKSIDSIKTILE; this is encoded by the coding sequence ATGAATGATTTAATTAAGAAGGACTTACTTCATATATGGCATCCATGTTCTCAAATGAAGGATTATGAAGAATTAAAACCTATTGTAATTGAAAAAGCTAAGGGAATATATCTTTATGATGTTGAAGGTAAAAGCTATGCTGATGTTGTAAGTTCATGGTGGTGTAACCTCCTTGGTCACTGTAATGATAGAATTAACTCTGCAGTAAAGAGCCAAATAGACAAGTTAGAACATGTAATATTCGCCAACTTTTCAAATATACCAACAATCAACCTCAGCGCGAGACTTGCAGCATATGTTCCGAAGGGGTTAAATAAGTTTTTCTTTACTGATAATGGTTCTTCCGCAATTGAAGCAGGGATGAAAATGAGTTTTCAGTATCATTATCAAACAGGGAATCCAAAGAAAAGAAAATTCATGGCTTTAACAGATGCATATCACGGAGAGACTATAGGTGCATTATCAGCTAGTGGAGTAGACCTTTATTCAAAAATATATAATCCAATGTTAATGGATATAGTGAGGGTAGAGGCACCTGATTGCTATAGGTGTAAATGGGGAAATTGCAGAAATGAATGCAATGTAGAATGCTTTGAAAATGTTGAGAAAGAATTTAAAAAATGGGGAGAAGAAATAAGTGCATTTATAGTTGAACCTATTGTTCAAGCAGCTGCGGGTATGAGGATATACCCATCCTTGTATCTAAAGAAACTTAGGGATATATGTACTCAATATAATGTTCATCTAATCGCTGATGAAATAGCAACAGGTTTTGGTAGAACAGGGAAGATGTTTGCATGTGAACATGCAGGTATATCACCTGATATAATGTGTATATCAAAGGGATTGACAGGTGGATATATGCCTATGGCTATTGCTATAACAACAGATGAAATTTATAATGCATTTTATGCTGATTATAATGAAGGAAAAGCCTTTATGCACAGTCATACCTATTGTGGAAACCCCCTTGCAGCTTCAGCGGCTCTTGAGGTGCTAAATATATTAGAAGATGATGATATTATAAATAAATCCCTGGAAAATAGTATTTATTTTAATAAAATAATAAATGAATATTTATCTGATCTTAATTATGTTGGGGAAATTAGATCAATAGGGCTTATAAATGCAATTGAACTTGTAAAGGACAAGGAAAATAAGACTGGTTTTGATTCAAACCTTAGAATAGGATATGAGATTTATAAAGAAGCATTAAAAAGAGGGGTTCTTCTAAGACCACTTGGTAATGTTATGTATTTTAATCCACCACTAACTATAACTAAAGATGAGATGGAATCAGTAGTTTCAAAGTCAATTGATAGTATCAAAACTATATTAGAATAA
- the bioD gene encoding dethiobiotin synthase — MIKGIFITATGTDVGKTYITTQITKKLRENNINAGYYKAALSGARVENNKVIECDCLDVLDASSIKGECEEFVSYIFETPVSPHLASRLENKSIKLNKIKDDFNRLKEKYEYITVEGSGGIVCPISLEDETIMLTDIVKLLDLDIIVVAPSDLGTINSTVLTVEYARNQGINVKGIIMNYYDSDNFVHVDNKKALEFITGVSVIGLVEKDGNLSMTLEDICSNYKELN, encoded by the coding sequence ATGATAAAGGGGATTTTTATAACTGCTACTGGAACAGATGTTGGAAAAACATATATAACAACACAAATTACAAAAAAGCTTAGAGAAAATAATATAAATGCAGGATACTATAAGGCTGCTTTAAGTGGAGCAAGGGTAGAAAACAATAAAGTAATTGAGTGTGATTGTTTAGATGTTTTAGATGCATCATCGATTAAGGGAGAATGTGAAGAATTTGTTTCATATATTTTTGAGACTCCTGTATCACCTCATTTAGCATCAAGACTTGAAAATAAAAGCATTAAATTAAACAAAATAAAAGATGACTTTAACAGACTTAAAGAAAAGTATGAGTATATTACTGTTGAGGGAAGTGGAGGGATAGTTTGTCCTATAAGTCTAGAGGATGAAACAATTATGCTGACAGATATAGTAAAGTTACTAGATTTAGATATCATTGTAGTCGCACCCTCAGACCTTGGAACTATTAATAGTACAGTTCTTACAGTAGAATATGCAAGAAATCAAGGGATAAATGTTAAAGGAATTATTATGAATTATTATGACAGTGATAATTTTGTACATGTAGATAATAAAAAAGCTCTAGAATTTATAACAGGGGTTTCTGTTATAGGCTTAGTTGAAAAAGACGGAAACTTAAGTATGACACTTGAAGATATTTGTAGTAATTACAAGGAGTTAAATTAA
- the bioB gene encoding biotin synthase BioB, giving the protein MEMLKSLKRDILNGYSITRQEAISLYKLPLESLVTTANEIREKMCGDSFDMCTIINGKSGRCSENCKYCAQSSFYKTNIDEYPLLEAKKIVDAAEKNHLGGVLRFSIVTSGRSLNDEEINSVCESYKDIGKKCGISLCASHGLLSLEQFKKLKEAGVTRYHNNLETSRRFFEKICTTHTYDEKIEAIKRAQQAGLEVCSGGILGLGEDIEDRIDMVMDIKALGIKSLPVNILNPIPGTPLENASKLSQEEIIKSISIFRFIMPDGAIRLAGGRALLEDMGRKAFLSGANAAISGDMLTTLGISLKDDIDMITSCGYKVKKI; this is encoded by the coding sequence ATGGAAATGTTAAAATCTCTAAAAAGAGATATATTAAATGGATATAGTATTACAAGGCAGGAGGCAATTTCACTTTATAAGCTTCCATTAGAGAGTTTAGTTACTACTGCTAATGAAATCAGAGAAAAAATGTGCGGAGATTCATTTGATATGTGTACGATTATTAATGGAAAAAGTGGAAGGTGTTCTGAAAATTGTAAGTACTGTGCTCAGTCATCTTTTTACAAAACTAATATAGATGAATATCCATTACTTGAAGCTAAGAAAATTGTTGATGCAGCAGAGAAAAATCATTTAGGTGGGGTTTTAAGATTTTCAATTGTTACATCAGGAAGAAGTTTAAATGATGAAGAGATTAATAGTGTTTGTGAAAGTTATAAAGATATAGGTAAAAAGTGTGGGATATCATTATGTGCCTCCCATGGACTTCTTTCTCTAGAACAGTTTAAGAAACTTAAGGAGGCTGGTGTTACTAGATATCATAATAATCTTGAAACTAGTAGAAGGTTCTTCGAAAAAATATGTACAACCCATACATATGATGAAAAGATAGAGGCAATAAAAAGAGCTCAGCAGGCAGGACTTGAAGTTTGTTCAGGTGGGATTTTAGGTCTTGGAGAGGATATTGAGGATAGAATAGATATGGTAATGGATATTAAGGCACTTGGAATAAAGTCTTTGCCTGTAAATATTTTAAATCCAATTCCAGGAACGCCACTTGAAAATGCAAGCAAACTAAGTCAAGAAGAGATAATAAAGAGTATTTCTATATTTAGATTTATTATGCCAGATGGTGCAATAAGACTTGCTGGGGGAAGGGCACTACTTGAGGATATGGGAAGAAAGGCATTTTTATCAGGAGCAAATGCAGCAATATCAGGAGATATGCTTACAACTCTTGGTATATCCTTAAAGGATGATATAGATATGATAACATCCTGTGGATACAAGGTTAAAAAAATATGA
- a CDS encoding rhodanese-like domain-containing protein, with the protein MFGFFNKSNFDSINVNDLGNKLGKITIIDVREPSEYKRGHIPTATNIPMGTILENTEKHLDKAKEYHIVCQSGKRSERVCSDLTSKGYKVINVFGGTGSYVSSLER; encoded by the coding sequence ATGTTTGGCTTTTTTAATAAAAGTAATTTTGACTCAATTAATGTTAATGATTTAGGTAATAAATTAGGAAAAATAACAATTATAGATGTTAGAGAACCTTCAGAATATAAAAGAGGACACATTCCTACTGCTACAAATATTCCTATGGGGACAATACTAGAAAACACAGAAAAGCATCTTGATAAAGCAAAGGAATATCATATAGTTTGCCAGTCTGGTAAAAGAAGTGAAAGAGTATGTAGTGACTTAACTTCTAAAGGTTATAAGGTTATTAATGTATTTGGTGGAACAGGGTCCTATGTTAGTTCATTAGAAAGATAA
- a CDS encoding response regulator transcription factor, translated as MRILVADDDERIVRLITDFLTHQGYIVESASNGEEALELFEKGTFDLIILDIMMPIYDGWVVCKEIRKTSNVPIIILTAKDSDLDELFGFEIGADDYVSKPFNIALLVARIKRLLKDSSSNKSQVIFKDIEIDLEKHIVKVGGIVTPLSPKEYELLVYFIQNLEKVISRDTLLRVIWSDDYFGDTRTVDTHINRLRNKLGNCSKYLKTVRSFGYKLGEC; from the coding sequence TTGAGAATTCTAGTAGCAGATGATGACGAAAGGATAGTCAGACTCATAACTGATTTTTTAACTCATCAAGGATATATCGTTGAAAGCGCTTCAAATGGCGAGGAAGCACTTGAATTGTTTGAAAAAGGAACTTTTGATTTGATAATACTTGACATAATGATGCCTATTTATGATGGCTGGGTTGTTTGTAAAGAAATTCGTAAAACATCAAATGTCCCAATAATAATACTTACAGCAAAGGATAGTGACCTTGATGAATTATTTGGTTTTGAAATAGGTGCAGATGATTATGTATCTAAACCATTTAACATTGCTTTGCTTGTAGCAAGGATAAAAAGACTCTTAAAGGACAGCTCTTCAAATAAATCTCAAGTTATCTTTAAAGATATAGAAATAGACCTTGAAAAGCATATAGTAAAAGTTGGAGGCATAGTCACCCCTCTTTCCCCTAAGGAATACGAACTGCTAGTATACTTTATTCAAAATCTAGAAAAGGTTATTTCAAGGGATACTTTGCTTAGGGTTATTTGGTCAGATGACTACTTTGGTGATACCCGAACAGTTGATACTCATATTAATAGGCTTCGTAACAAACTTGGAAATTGTTCAAAGTACCTTAAAACAGTTCGAAGTTTTGGGTACAAACTTGGTGAATGTTAA
- a CDS encoding sensor histidine kinase: protein MKSIKIKLVVAITLILSIFFMGITVYSILFKPYYTNAKLKEMNLVTNELIKTLPTNDSDKISSYISEVSIKYNFQIDIIDTLDNENITSLNKNDKTMGQFCYSGMNHGQKNRFKIQKNLGTKDDAKLSILRDMPTGVDFLASSKSFSKYLINIKTPISAIDDSLKKSLTLLFVILLPIGVLALIATYYFSTKFTSPIMAITSKALNLQNLNYTKPLDINSKDEIGNLSYTINCLSDRIESSLLELTEKNQRLKELIYKEKKNDELRREFVSSVSHELKTPITVISGYAQALNSNIVVSDDDKSYYTNVICDEAERMEVIVNDLLDLYKLQSNTFKITLKEIELSTLLTTIINKLDFRFKENNIKLKTNINNAMVLGDKVRLEQAIVNFINNALHHVDDKKIIEINLKITESTAVISVYNSGLPIPEENLDTIWSGFVRLDKVRNYKDKRVGLGLAIVDQIVKLHSGEKGVINKYSNDNLYSGVEFYITLPLVK, encoded by the coding sequence ATGAAATCAATAAAGATAAAACTTGTTGTAGCAATCACCCTTATATTAAGTATTTTTTTCATGGGTATAACTGTTTATTCTATACTTTTTAAACCATATTATACAAATGCAAAATTAAAAGAAATGAATCTTGTAACAAATGAATTAATTAAAACTCTACCAACTAATGATAGTGATAAAATTTCATCCTATATTTCCGAGGTATCCATTAAATACAACTTTCAAATTGATATAATAGACACTCTTGATAATGAGAACATTACTTCATTAAATAAAAATGATAAAACAATGGGTCAATTTTGTTATAGTGGAATGAATCACGGTCAAAAAAATAGGTTTAAAATACAAAAAAACCTTGGAACCAAAGATGATGCAAAATTATCTATATTAAGGGATATGCCTACAGGAGTTGATTTTTTAGCCTCTTCAAAGTCATTTAGTAAATACTTGATAAATATAAAAACTCCTATTTCGGCTATAGATGATAGCCTAAAAAAATCTTTGACCTTACTTTTTGTTATTTTACTTCCAATAGGTGTTCTTGCATTAATTGCTACATATTATTTTTCAACGAAGTTTACAAGTCCAATAATGGCAATAACAAGTAAAGCTTTAAATCTTCAAAATCTTAACTATACAAAACCTTTAGACATAAATTCCAAGGATGAGATTGGAAACTTATCCTATACAATAAACTGTTTATCAGATAGGATAGAATCATCTTTACTTGAACTTACTGAAAAAAACCAAAGATTAAAAGAGTTAATTTATAAAGAAAAGAAAAATGATGAACTAAGGCGTGAATTTGTAAGTAGCGTATCCCATGAACTTAAAACTCCAATAACAGTTATCTCCGGATATGCTCAGGCTTTAAATAGCAACATAGTTGTTAGTGATGATGATAAGTCTTATTATACAAATGTTATTTGTGATGAAGCTGAAAGGATGGAGGTTATAGTAAATGATCTTTTAGATCTATATAAACTTCAATCAAACACTTTTAAAATAACCCTTAAGGAAATAGAGCTTTCAACTTTATTAACTACTATAATAAATAAATTAGACTTTAGATTTAAGGAAAATAATATAAAATTAAAAACGAATATAAACAATGCTATGGTTTTAGGTGATAAAGTTCGTCTAGAACAAGCTATTGTAAACTTTATAAATAACGCCCTTCATCATGTAGACGATAAAAAGATAATAGAAATAAACCTAAAGATCACTGAATCAACTGCTGTAATTTCTGTATATAATAGTGGTCTTCCTATACCAGAGGAAAACCTAGATACTATATGGTCAGGATTTGTAAGATTAGATAAGGTTAGAAACTATAAAGATAAACGCGTTGGCCTTGGCCTTGCTATAGTTGATCAAATAGTAAAACTACACAGTGGTGAAAAGGGTGTTATAAATAAATATTCAAATGATAATCTTTATTCTGGAGTAGAATTTTATATTACTCTCCCTTTAGTTAAATAA
- a CDS encoding FMN-dependent NADH-azoreductase, whose product MSKVLYIKANPNPEGSRTVEISDKFIEEYKKLNPNDEVITLDLYNEDIDFLNMEDLNTLFSEKDNENTENKVLRYAYQFKSADKFVFSAPMWNLSFPAILKAYMDYVTVSGITFKYTSEGPVGLCTGKKAVYVATRGSVFSSGPAESFEMGERYMKALLGFLGVYNVETIIAEGLDSSKVDVAKAMEDAIVSGKKLAENF is encoded by the coding sequence ATGAGCAAAGTATTATATATTAAAGCAAATCCAAATCCAGAGGGTTCTAGAACAGTAGAAATTTCAGATAAATTTATTGAAGAGTATAAGAAGTTAAACCCTAATGATGAGGTTATAACTTTAGATCTATATAATGAAGATATAGATTTTCTAAATATGGAGGATTTAAATACATTATTCTCTGAAAAGGATAATGAAAATACTGAGAATAAGGTACTAAGATATGCCTATCAATTTAAGTCAGCAGATAAGTTTGTTTTTTCAGCACCGATGTGGAATTTAAGTTTTCCAGCAATTTTAAAGGCATACATGGATTATGTAACAGTTTCAGGAATAACATTTAAATACACATCAGAAGGGCCTGTTGGATTATGTACAGGAAAAAAAGCAGTATATGTAGCCACTAGAGGATCTGTATTTTCAAGTGGTCCTGCAGAAAGTTTCGAAATGGGTGAAAGATATATGAAAGCTCTATTAGGTTTCCTTGGAGTATACAATGTAGAAACTATAATTGCAGAAGGACTAGATTCAAGTAAGGTAGATGTAGCTAAAGCTATGGAAGATGCAATAGTTAGCGGAAAGAAACTAGCGGAAAACTTCTAA
- a CDS encoding winged helix-turn-helix transcriptional regulator, whose protein sequence is MDPSLYHKQCHMEERCEKYEMCPMVIVHRIISGKWKILILWYLSNKTLRFSDLKKKLPDVTQKMLTQQLRSLEEDNLILRTVYPVVPPKVEYNLTDLGKKIVPVLEMMYNFGVDYSKAYNENM, encoded by the coding sequence ATGGATCCTAGCCTATATCATAAACAGTGCCATATGGAAGAAAGATGTGAAAAGTATGAAATGTGCCCTATGGTAATCGTTCATAGAATAATTTCAGGTAAATGGAAGATTCTAATATTATGGTACCTAAGTAATAAAACCCTAAGATTTAGTGATCTTAAAAAGAAGCTACCTGATGTAACACAAAAAATGCTTACTCAACAGCTTAGAAGCCTTGAGGAGGATAATCTAATACTTCGAACAGTTTATCCTGTAGTTCCACCTAAGGTAGAATATAACTTAACCGACCTTGGTAAGAAAATCGTTCCTGTTTTAGAAATGATGTATAACTTTGGAGTAGATTATTCAAAAGCATATAATGAAAACATGTAA
- a CDS encoding ECF transporter S component has product MENKKISVKSLVFTALAVALVTVCTMVIQIPVPSTGGFINFGDIMIFSVAIALGKRKGAVAGGVGSCLADILTGYAIFAPGTFIIKGIEGFLCGLIYEKLNKKVNNVVSVAISCIIAGAFMVCGYFIYESIIFSVESAIGSVIGNLIQAGVSAVVAIPISLALQKATKNIVVKNEVEENIA; this is encoded by the coding sequence GTGGAAAATAAAAAAATATCAGTAAAGTCACTAGTATTTACTGCACTTGCAGTAGCATTAGTTACAGTATGTACGATGGTAATACAAATTCCTGTTCCATCTACTGGAGGATTTATTAATTTCGGAGATATAATGATATTTTCAGTTGCAATAGCACTTGGGAAAAGAAAAGGTGCTGTAGCAGGTGGAGTTGGATCATGTTTAGCAGATATTTTAACTGGATATGCAATATTTGCTCCAGGAACATTTATTATTAAGGGAATAGAAGGTTTCCTATGCGGACTTATATATGAAAAGTTAAATAAAAAAGTTAATAACGTAGTATCTGTAGCTATAAGCTGTATTATTGCAGGAGCATTTATGGTATGTGGGTATTTTATATATGAATCAATTATTTTCTCAGTTGAATCTGCTATAGGATCAGTTATTGGTAATCTAATACAAGCAGGGGTTAGCGCTGTTGTTGCTATTCCAATAAGCTTAGCATTACAAAAGGCCACTAAAAATATAGTAGTAAAAAATGAAGTAGAAGAAAACATAGCCTAA
- a CDS encoding DUF6530 family protein, whose translation MKIPTSLKHKPVIVSENYENVDGRYAYDSDAKGLSLGLAQWNDRGKVDVSAKVWRHTGGKWSRQSEELPLHRVLDLAILICRTKLHFRDAYRYENLYDTENPNIDRVGLQGDAMTVSVCTDNDKINEDIQLFNQALSDDDELIGERLRTLSRILKDMGY comes from the coding sequence ATGAAAATACCAACAAGTTTAAAACATAAGCCGGTAATAGTTTCAGAAAACTATGAAAATGTAGATGGTAGATATGCCTATGATTCTGATGCAAAGGGACTTTCACTTGGACTTGCACAGTGGAATGATAGAGGAAAAGTTGACGTCTCAGCAAAGGTTTGGAGACATACAGGTGGAAAGTGGTCAAGACAATCTGAAGAATTACCACTTCATAGAGTATTAGATCTTGCTATTCTTATTTGCAGAACCAAGCTTCATTTTAGAGATGCATATAGATATGAAAATTTATATGATACCGAAAATCCTAACATAGATAGAGTAGGTCTACAGGGAGATGCGATGACAGTTTCTGTTTGCACAGATAATGATAAAATTAATGAGGATATCCAGCTATTTAATCAAGCTTTAAGTGATGATGATGAACTTATTGGGGAGCGTTTAAGAACTCTTTCAAGAATTTTAAAGGATATGGGATATTAA
- a CDS encoding DEAD/DEAH box helicase: MDFKQLGIDEDIITLLKKQGITIPTEIQMEAILPIKEGKDVIGEAQTGTGKTLAFLLPIFENISTSVNSPQVLIISPTRELAIQITDEANKLASVKGLGVLAAYGGKDIGSQLKKLKKNIHVIIATPGRLLDHMNRESIDFSKLKSFVIDEADQMLLMGFKNEVEKIALKLPKKRQTLCFSATMDSDVKKLACRYTNNPLVISIKNNDITLENIRQFVVETTDRWKQDSLFKALDEDNPFMAIIFCRTKRRADVLEEAMHKRGYNYAKIHSDILQSKRERILKSFRNADIQYLIATDVASRGLDITGVTHIYNYDTPETSDTYIHRIGRTGRAGENGYTCLFVAPKDMRLLNEIESKIGFSIPRRNITL, translated from the coding sequence ATGGACTTTAAGCAATTAGGAATTGATGAAGATATAATAACTTTACTAAAAAAACAGGGCATTACTATTCCAACTGAAATACAGATGGAAGCAATTCTGCCTATAAAGGAAGGAAAGGATGTTATAGGCGAGGCTCAAACTGGAACTGGCAAAACCCTAGCCTTTTTACTTCCTATATTCGAAAATATTTCTACAAGTGTTAACTCCCCACAGGTTTTAATTATATCCCCTACTAGAGAACTTGCAATTCAAATAACAGATGAAGCAAATAAACTTGCCTCAGTAAAGGGTTTAGGGGTATTAGCAGCCTATGGAGGAAAAGATATAGGATCTCAACTAAAAAAACTTAAAAAAAATATTCATGTTATTATTGCAACTCCAGGTAGATTACTTGATCACATGAATAGAGAATCAATAGACTTTAGTAAATTAAAATCCTTTGTAATAGATGAAGCAGACCAGATGTTATTAATGGGCTTTAAAAATGAAGTAGAAAAAATAGCTTTAAAGTTACCAAAAAAGCGTCAAACTCTTTGCTTTTCAGCAACAATGGACTCTGATGTTAAAAAATTGGCCTGTAGATATACTAATAATCCTCTAGTAATATCCATAAAAAATAATGACATAACACTAGAAAATATTAGACAGTTTGTAGTAGAAACCACTGATAGATGGAAACAAGACTCTTTATTTAAAGCTTTAGATGAAGATAATCCATTTATGGCTATTATTTTCTGTAGAACAAAAAGACGTGCAGATGTTCTTGAGGAAGCTATGCATAAACGTGGATATAATTATGCTAAAATACATAGTGATATATTACAGTCAAAAAGAGAAAGAATACTTAAATCCTTTAGAAATGCAGATATACAATATTTAATAGCTACTGATGTAGCATCTAGAGGACTTGACATAACTGGAGTTACCCACATCTACAATTATGACACTCCTGAAACATCTGATACTTATATCCATAGAATAGGAAGAACAGGAAGAGCCGGGGAAAATGGCTATACCTGCTTATTTGTTGCTCCAAAGGATATGAGACTATTAAATGAAATTGAATCGAAAATTGGATTTAGTATACCTAGAAGAAATATCACACTATAA
- a CDS encoding CAP domain-containing protein, whose amino-acid sequence MKNSIKKISAMLIVGTTLLGAASTAHAQTINSNNIKTTLSSYNCNLAKNPNFKKNIIFNFINKTGANTTVKIPNFNVQKPVETPAQKPAETPAQKPAETPAQKPAETPAQKPAETPASSVSALEAEVGRLVNVERQKAGLKPLTLDTTLSNGARAKSQDMADKNYFDHNSPTYGSPFDMMKKFGISYSSAGENIAMGQPTAQEVMTDWMNSPGHRANILSAKFGKIGVGYVIKNGTPYWTQWFTN is encoded by the coding sequence ATGAAAAATTCGATTAAAAAAATATCTGCAATGCTTATTGTAGGAACTACACTTCTTGGTGCTGCAAGTACTGCACATGCTCAAACAATAAATTCAAATAACATAAAGACTACATTATCAAGTTACAATTGTAATCTTGCTAAAAACCCAAACTTTAAGAAGAACATAATTTTCAATTTTATAAATAAAACAGGTGCTAACACAACTGTTAAAATTCCTAATTTTAATGTTCAAAAGCCTGTTGAAACTCCAGCGCAAAAACCTGCTGAGACTCCAGCACAAAAACCTGCTGAGACTCCAGCACAAAAACCTGCTGAAACTCCAGCACAAAAACCTGCTGAAACTCCAGCAAGCAGTGTATCAGCTTTAGAAGCTGAAGTTGGAAGATTAGTTAACGTAGAAAGACAAAAAGCTGGTCTTAAGCCACTAACATTAGATACTACTCTTTCAAATGGTGCTCGTGCAAAATCTCAAGATATGGCAGATAAAAACTATTTTGATCACAACTCTCCAACTTATGGTAGTCCATTTGATATGATGAAAAAGTTTGGAATAAGCTACTCATCTGCAGGAGAAAATATTGCAATGGGACAACCTACAGCTCAAGAAGTTATGACTGATTGGATGAACTCACCAGGACATAGAGCTAACATACTTTCAGCTAAATTTGGAAAAATAGGTGTTGGATATGTTATTAAGAACGGTACTCCATACTGGACTCAATGGTTTACTAACTAA